The Sedimentibacter sp. zth1 DNA segment AAGATGAAAAAAATTAGAGTTGAAAATAATTAGATCCAAAGAGGTTCTATATTTTAGGGGACGGTTTGGAGTGACCCCTTAAAGGTGTACAATTTAGGTACACATAATATAATAGATTTTTTAAAACTATATTATAAGCATTTCTATATGAAATAGGGGTCATTCCACCTAATTTCTTTTGCGGACGAAAATTTGTATAGTACTCAGTATATTCCTCTGTAACATTAATTACATCTTGAGGATATCTTATTTTATTTTTCATAATATAGATACTTTCACATTTAAAGTGACTGAAAAAACTTTCAGCAACAGCATTGTCCCAACAATTGCCTTTACGAGACATGCTATGTGTTACACCTAAACTTTCTAGTAATTTTGCATATTCTTTATTTGTGTAATGTACACCTTGATCACTATGAATTATACAACCATTTAAATCATATTTAGCTGCAAGAATATTAATGGTATCTATACTAAGAATTCTATCTTGTTTATATTTTACTCTTACAATAGAACGTATACCATGTAATTTCATAATTCTTTGGATTTTTTTATGATTAACCGTTAAATATGCAATGTATTATAATAAATTTAAACACTTTTTAGTACATCAAAAGGAGAATTATTAATATGAAAACATTAGTTATTTTTTATTCATTAGAAGGGAACACAAGATTTATTTCCGAAATAGTTGCCAAGGAATTACAGGCAGATATTATTGAATTAAAGACTGTAAAATCATTTCCGTCCACTGGAATTAAAAAATTCGTTTGGGGTGGAAAAAGCGTTGTGCTAAAGGAAAGACCAGAATTAAAAAATAAAAATATTGATTTAAGTGACTATGAAAATATTATTATTGGTACACCAATATGGGCGGGAACTTATGCTGCACCATTTAATACTTTTTTTAAACAATATAAATTTTCAGGAAAAAAGGTTGCGTTTTTTGCATGCCATGCAGGTGGAGGAACTGAAAAATGTTTTAAGATGTTTAAGAAATCACTCCCTGATAATACTTTTGTCGGAGAAATAGACTTTATTGATCCATTAAAAAAAGATAAAAAAGAAAACAATAGTAAAGCAATTAATTGGGCTAAAAGTTTAACATTTGATTAAATATTATATTATCTGTTTGACGGCAAAAATTAAGCAAAAATATAGATGATATAGATATTTTCAAGAGAATTTCATAGTATTAGGCTAAGTGGTAGGTCAGTTAATGATCTGCAACTTAGCCTTTTTATATGTCATATAACTGATATCATTTTATAAGGAGGTCCACTGTTGTGCTCCTTTTTATTGCATTAAAGATTGTATTCTTATAAAGGATAATGAGATTATCTATTTGTCGTAATCTGTCAGACGGTTCTCCTTGCTTTCTATCACTCGTTATGTTACTATTGTGTTATAAGTGATATAAACTGATAGAAGGAGTGGTATTATGAGATTATATGAAAGCGAAACAGTTGAATTAAAAGAAATCTATACCTTTGATTTAAAGAAAGAAATTGTTGCCTTTGCAAATACAAATGGTGGTACAATCTATATTGGTGTACAGGATAGCGGAGAAATTATTGGTGTCAATGACGCTGATCTTGTCATGCAACAAATTTCCAACTCTCTAAGAGATAGTATCAGACCTGATGTTTCTATGTTTACTAATATTGAGTTATTACAAGAAAAAAAGAAGTTTTTTATTAAACTAACTGTTAGCCAAGGCACGAAAAAGCCGTATTACTTATCAGATAAAGGACTTAAACCAACAGGTGTATATGTTAGAAGTGGAACAACGTCTGCCCCAGCATCTGAGGATGCTATTCGTATGATGATAAAAATGACAGATGGTGATTCATTTGAAGCGAATCGTTCTCTAGTTCAGGAGCTGACTTTTAATAGATTAGAAGAGGAATTGCAAAAAAGGGGCTTAGAATTTACTGAAGTACAGATGAAAAACTTAGGTATTCTTTCTTCTGATAATATTTATACAAATATGGGGTTGCTTGTTTCAGACCAATGCAAACACTCTATCAAATTTGCAATTTTCCAAGGCACAGATAAGTTAGTGTTTAAGGATAGAAAAGAGCTTACCGGTTCCCTATTTGCTCAGCTTACAAATGCTTATAAAACCATTGACTTTTATAATGGTACAAAAGCGACTTTCCATGATTTACTTCGTACAGATGAGAGGGATTATCCGGAAGATGCTGTTCGTGAAGCTTTACTGAATGCTATCGTTCATAGAGATTATTCCTTTAGCGGTAGCACATTTATAAATCTTTACTCTGACCGTTTAGAGATTATCTCCTTAGGTGGGTTGGTATCTGGGTTATCATTAGAGGCAGCTATGCTAGGGGCATCCCAACCTAGAAATGAAAAATTTGCAGCTCTATTTTATAGAATGAAGCTAATTGAGGCATATGGAACAGGTATTAGCAAGATAATTAGCTGCTATAAAGGTTTAGCGGTACAGCCTAAATTTGAAAATGTAGAAGGGGCATTCCGAGTTGTTCTACCTAACACGCATGCACAAGAGTTAAGTGCAGAAAATGAAAAGTACTTGGCTATCTTAGGATTGTTTGAAAATCAAAAAGAGATTACTCGATCTGATGTTGAACAAGCTCTGGGTAGCGGCACTACTCATGCCATTAATATGCTTAAAGAAATGCAGGAAAAAGAGCTTATCACAAAAGTTGGTAGCGGTAGGCTGACAAGATATGTAGTGAAGTAAAATATGAAGTTAATGAAAGAATTTAATAGTGTAAGTGGGTATAATGATGTATTTATTCCGGCGGAATAATTTAGGACGGTTATTTTTGATTGATAAAGTATAAAAATGGTAGTACTATAGTAAAAATAGATATTAGGGGACGGTTCCTTTTGATTGACAGATAAGCAAAAGGGATAAATAAAGAGAAAATATTTCAGAAAGAAGTACAGAAAAATAAAATAATAGAAATAATCAAATATATAATAGAAGAAATGGACATGTGTTTCAAGACAGATTTAGAAGCGAAGTAGTAGAAGATGATACTTATATGTTAAGTGTTCTGAGATATATACATAATAATCCCATCAAAGCAAAAAGTGAAATATTGAAGTTATTTAAAAATAAGAAAGATTAAAAAAAATTTCATAATAATAGTGACGATAATAGATATATATTGATACAAAAGAAGATAAGCAAGATAATATTGAAAATATAGTAAATACTACAATTGAAAATTTTGCAAATGGAAATCAA contains these protein-coding regions:
- a CDS encoding integrase core domain-containing protein; its protein translation is MKLHGIRSIVRVKYKQDRILSIDTINILAAKYDLNGCIIHSDQGVHYTNKEYAKLLESLGVTHSMSRKGNCWDNAVAESFFSHFKCESIYIMKNKIRYPQDVINVTEEYTEYYTNFRPQKKLGGMTPISYRNAYNIVLKNLLYYVYLNCTPLRGHSKPSPKI
- a CDS encoding flavodoxin; the encoded protein is MKTLVIFYSLEGNTRFISEIVAKELQADIIELKTVKSFPSTGIKKFVWGGKSVVLKERPELKNKNIDLSDYENIIIGTPIWAGTYAAPFNTFFKQYKFSGKKVAFFACHAGGGTEKCFKMFKKSLPDNTFVGEIDFIDPLKKDKKENNSKAINWAKSLTFD
- a CDS encoding RNA-binding domain-containing protein, producing MRLYESETVELKEIYTFDLKKEIVAFANTNGGTIYIGVQDSGEIIGVNDADLVMQQISNSLRDSIRPDVSMFTNIELLQEKKKFFIKLTVSQGTKKPYYLSDKGLKPTGVYVRSGTTSAPASEDAIRMMIKMTDGDSFEANRSLVQELTFNRLEEELQKRGLEFTEVQMKNLGILSSDNIYTNMGLLVSDQCKHSIKFAIFQGTDKLVFKDRKELTGSLFAQLTNAYKTIDFYNGTKATFHDLLRTDERDYPEDAVREALLNAIVHRDYSFSGSTFINLYSDRLEIISLGGLVSGLSLEAAMLGASQPRNEKFAALFYRMKLIEAYGTGISKIISCYKGLAVQPKFENVEGAFRVVLPNTHAQELSAENEKYLAILGLFENQKEITRSDVEQALGSGTTHAINMLKEMQEKELITKVGSGRLTRYVVK